The nucleotide sequence CAGTGTAGAGTTTTCCCTGTTCTAACACATCCACTTAGCATGGGCTGTTATTTAGCTGAGTTAGATCAGGTGATTTGGTGAAAGCCCTAAAAATGTACAGgtgtacaattaaaaaaaaaagtcaaaatgaaatttaaaagtaaaataatatagaatagaataaaactggaataaaattaattattagctgtatagatagacaggcagacagacagacagacagacagacagacagacagatagatagatagatagatagatagatagatagatagatagatagatagatagatagatagatagatagataattccTATGTAATTTCGGATGACATGAAGAACCCAGACTGTGTGCAGCTGTTGAAGCTGACTGAAGCTCTGAGCCCCAGTAGGTGGCGGTGTTGAGTCAGCAGGCTGAACATGCTGTGACAGTATGGAAGTGTTTCTGTGATTGACAGTACATTTGACCAATCCTGTCTACAGTCACGCCCTGAAGGCTCAAAGTGATTGGTCCATTTGAGAGATGGGCAAAACCTACAGTAGACGACCAATAGGTATTTTTTTGCGGTGGTTCGTGTGACCAATAATATCTAAGGATGTTGcaagcaacagcaacagcagcaacactTCCGGGTTTGAAGAAAGCGGTACGGTGCATCTTGTATACTCGAAAAGATATCTGTATCAGTGTAGAGATAAAGTGACTGATTTTCTCATTTTGCTTTGTGAGACAGGGTTAGAGCTTCATAATGGGTTTACTGACGATACTAAAAAAGTTAAAACATAAGGAGCGAGAGATGCGCCTACTGATGCTGTATCCTTTATAATCTACACAGAGCTCAGACTCACGTGTCCTTATTTCCCATGGATGGCGTATAAGGTGTATTGACTCATTTATGCTGTGTGTAGTAtatgtgctttttgtttttgactTGAGCTTcattttacagaatatttacGCTCTATAGCTGAAAGCCCTGTTAAGTTGAAACGCCTTCTGATTCCTTGACCATTGAATCCTGGACCAGTGGCCTGGACAATGCAGGAAAAACCACCATACTGAAGAAATTTAATGGAGAAGATGTCAGCACCATTTCTCCTACGTTAGGATTCAACATAAAGACACTAGAGCACAGAGGGTAAGTGTCAACTTTAAGTGTATAGAAGCTCTttgtaaatacactatattgccaaaagttttcggACACCCCTCCattagccccttagttccagtgaaaggaactcttaatgcttcagcataccaagacattttggacaatttcatgccttTACATgctcatgaatgtaatatagagttgtcctgcccttttcagatataacagcttcaactcttctagctttccacaaggtttaggagtgtgtttttgaccgttcctctagaagcgcatttgtgaggtcaggcactgatgttagacgagaaggtctggctcacagtctccgctctaattcatcccaaaagtgttctgttaggttgaggtcaggactttgcccagttaagttcctccacaccaaactccctcatccgtgtctttatggaccttgctttgtacactggtgtgcagtcatgttggaacaggaaggggtcatccccaaactgttcccacaaagttgggagcatgaaattgtccagaatgtcttggtatgctgaatcattaagagttcctttcactggaactaaggggccaagtccaaaccctgaaaaacaacacctgaatccaaTTATTTGCAGTGGTGTTTTGTTAATATGACACCAATGAAATGAATCCAGTttactgtaaatgtgtgtgattcATTTGAAATCTTGTGAATTTCTGTAAACTGAGCCCTAGATTTAACTAGAAGTCAAACCATccatatattttaatttgtagtAAAATCACAATGTAGACCAGTTGTCCTTAAAGTGCAAATGCTTACTGTCTATAAAAAGTAGGCACTGGGTTatattttccatttaaataatgtttataaaatcaGAATTGgtgatatttatttactgtactgttaACGAATGCAAAAAGGTACAGCTGTTAGACATAGAATACAATGGGCGCATaaatagacagaaaaagaaactacaccgaccagacataagattatgaccacctgcctaatattgtgttgttcccccttttgctgccaaaaccctggccctgacccgtcctgcactgtgtattctgacacctttctatcagaaccagcattaacttcttcagcaatttgagcaacagtagctcgtctgctggatcggatcacacgggtcagccttcactccccacatgcatcaatgtgcactggccacccatgaccctgtcgccggttcaccactgttccttccttggaccacttttaatagatactgaccactgcagaccgggaacactccataagagctgcagttttggagatgctctgatccagtcgtctagccatcacaatctggtccttgtcaaactcgctcaaatccttacacttgtccatttttcctgcttctaacacatcaactttgaggacaaaatgttcacttgctgcctaatatatcccacccactaacaggtgccatgatgaggagatactcagtgttattaacctcacctctcactgctcataatgttatgcctgatcggtgtatgaaaCAATATCAACAGAAACGCTAAATTTAATACATTCAATGAATCAAATATCTCAATTTACACAGTCCAAGTTGCATGTAACAAAACCCATACAGACCTACTGTAATAATTCTGCCAAAACAACTAatcataacattttttaaatgcaaaaaccTGTTCCTTGTTTACAACCTGATCAATTTGCATGTTATATCTTGTCTTCAGCAGCACTGgtaggttactgtctgtgtgatgtTTCACAGGTTCAGCCCATGTACATAagaacatgccagtaggtggattggttaTGCTAAATTtcctctaggtgtgaatgtgtgcttgGACTGGAATCCCATCAACGGTGTGTCCCTGCCTTAAACCCAGTGTTCCTAGAATAGACTCTGGGTTCACCATATCCCTGACAAGTATGAAGTGCtaactgaagattaatgaatctttaacaacatttaaagatttcagTTTTAATAAAGATCAGAGCTGACTTTTTTACTTTCAATTTTTTTCAACACATTTGGTCTGTTTTCATGGTGGTTAATGGTTTTGTATCCACATTGCTGCTGAAAGCATTGTCAGTTTTAGGGATTTAGCATTCGTGTCATTACCCCCTAAATACACTGCAGCATTTCTTTAAGCTATTCACTATCTAccctcctcatctgtacactctgcATAAACAGATAAGGTTCCAAAGCTTCAACTGTCATGGTAATACCGCTGTCTGCCGCACCATGGTTGTCACGTTGTAGATTGCTAACAAGTCAAGTCGAGTCCCTGTTGTAACAGCATTATGTAGATATACTGCTTCCTGGAGTCCAGCATTTGCTGTCTTCACTACCTCTACACTGGATGTCTCATTAATATGAATGTCACTGGAAaattagtgagagagagaaaaatacacTGAGCACTTCATAAGGAACACTATGCAAATACTAGGTTGTGTCTCtttttgctctcaaaacagcctcaaaTCTTCATGGCATGAATTCCACATACATTTTTGGATTCTGCTCCATCTTGATTGATCCATGATTACATCCcacaattcctgcagatttACCACAGCCCAAATCCCAGATCTGCCACAtttcaaaggtgttctactggattcagatcctGTGACTGGGAACAACACTGAACCTATTGTCGTGTTCATGAAACCACTTTGAGGTGACTTTTGCTTTGTatatggtgcattatcatgctggaagtagctTTTAGAAGATGGTCAATTGTGGCTAGGAAGAGATGCACATGATCAGCCATAATACTCATATAAGCTGTGGCATTTAAGTGATGATTGACAggaacattccccacaccattacacctccaccagcctggactgttgacacaaggcacGTTGGGTCTATGTATTCATGCCAAGTTCTGACTTTACtatctgagatgcttttctgctcaccgcaATTGTACGTTATAGACATTGCATCAGTCTGAGTAAACCCGAGACTCAGCAgttacagaaatacttcagcccatctgcatgatttcattccatgcactgctgccacacgattggctgattagatatttacatgaatgtagatgtacaggggtttctaataaagtgctcagtcagtgtatataatgtgttCCAGTATGGATTTGTTCATAATGCATCCATGTTATACCATTTACCTTTATTTATCTgcttaatgttttgttttattccccACATGAAAATAGGTTCAAGTTAAACATCTGGGACGTGGGGGGTCAGAAGTCACTGCGGTCGTACTGGAGGAATTATTTTGAGAGCACAGATGGACTGGTGTGGGTGGTGGACAGTGCAGACAGACTGAGACTGGAGGACTGTAGGAAGGAACTCAGTGCACTTTTACTGGAGGAGGTGAGAAAATGAACCCACTTCTATTTAACGTAAATAGTTTTTGACGGTAGCCACTGTTGTCTACTTGTTCAACTTCTATTCTCTACACTAGTGTTTAAGGTATTGGGCAACtgagcagaaggttgtgagctgaaatcccagctccaccaatctgacactgctgggcccctgagcaaggcccttaaccctcaattgatCAGTTGTATAATGTGAGAGAagttgtaagtcgctctggataagggcctgtgccaaatgccagaaatgtaaatgtattcatttctttttacagaGACTAGCAGGAGCCACTCTCCTAGTGTTTGCCAACAAACAGGATTTACCTGGTGCTTTGTCTAAGGATGCCATCAGAGAGgtcagtatttattttattatttatttatttaaatagaattgcAGTAATTCATATTCAGGTTAGTCTGGCCTAAGTCAGTgttgtccagtcttatccggaaagggctggtgtgagtgcaggttttcattccagccaaaCCGAGTCACACCTGAGTCTCATGAAAGCCGAGATCAACtcattaaacaggtggaatcagatgCGGCTCCTGTTTgattagaatgaaaacctgcacccacatcggccgtttgcagataagattggacacatCTGGTCTAAGTTAATTAATTGCATAGATGAAGGGATTCATATTGGCTGAATTGTGTGTACTACAAGTGAGAGAATGCTAAACTGAAGTGCTGTGGACTGAAACTGCTCACTGCACAACTTTGTCATTCATCTACCTTAGCTGTTCTTCCATTTTCAGTGGTACAGGGTCACGTGCATTTGTTTCAGTTATGCAGTATCAATTCAATGTGCAATTTCATTGCTTGCTGGCATTTAGCAAAATAAACAGCCATGTTTTTGAATACAAGGTATTTTAAATGTCTGTCAAATATTCCATGACTTGAATTACATTTTGGAGTAAAGGAAAAATCTCCTGAAAAGCAATCTCTTATTGTTTTGACAGGTGCTAGCTCTGGATGAGATTAAGACCCATCACTGGTGTATAGTTGGCTGCAGTGCAATGACTGGAGAGAACCTCCTGACAGGTGTAGACTGGCTCCTGGATGACATCGCAGCTCGGATTTATACAGCAGATTGAGAACACAGCCTTGTTTTACATTTCAACTTTGCTATAAACTGTAGAAGCAGCATCTTCTTCCCTGGAAGTGTCGTAACTAATGCACCATGTTCTGCAGGGTTACGGATTTCTTTCTGATCAATATTAACAGTGCAACCCCTTTTGGTGCCTTTATTAAGTTCTGCATTTTAGCCTCATGTCTCCAACACAAGGTTTAATGTTTATCAGATGTTGAGAACAAattgtgtagttctgtatttAAGTTGAGAAACATGCTCACTGTTACAGCTGTTAATGCCTAAAACCTCAGCAGATGAACAGAGTGTTTGCTGTTCAGATGGTTTcacttcaaaataaatttttggaAAAGTCCatgttgctttaaaaaaaaaataaataaaattgcctCCCCAACATGGTATTTTCTAAACTGCAAGTAATAAATTTCATACCTCTTTATAAACTCATTTCAACAAGTGTGGTTCCCTAATGTGAACTATAAATGCTGTCATTTTAGTATTATAAAAGGCTTATTCCTCAAGTGTTAAATCAActataccatgtgtgtgtgccatCATTCCAGCACCCTGCAAGAGTTATATTTTAACATGATTTCCTATGGGAAATCATGTAAAAACTTGGCTGCTAAGGTTTTTCTGCCAGATCATTAAGAATGtctaacatttttaataaaaatgaattgactGCACATTTCAAATGTCAccccaataaaaaaaagtaccCACTGTGggctaattaaaatattttatgtgCATTATATATTTTCAAACAACTACAGAGAATCGGTTACCATTGCACTCTGCTTGTGACACGGTAGTTTATGAATCCAGTTAGTGTCAGCTTCTAGTAAACATGAGTACCTGGTCCCCCAACCCCTTTACCAGATTTCAGATTTATACAGCAATTGCTTATGGATCACACCCAGATGAGATTTACAGCTTTTCAATTAACCAAGCCAAAAATTAAAGTTGTATGTAAAGATACTGAACAGATCATAACACCAAGTCCGAGCAAGACATTGCCCTCTCTGGTCATTCCAGTGCCCATTTCTGTTAGACTGGTCAGCAACAGGGAAAAGATTTTACACCCCTGAAACCATATACATGGAAGACTCTTCTGCACCTACGTGTGATAAGCTTGTGCCAAAGCTTCATGCAAGTAATGCCAGCACTTTGAAAGGAGAACCTAGGTCTTCTTAATGGAAAAGACTTACACCAGCATGGTAAATCACATCCAAATctcaaaaaccacacacactcaagtacACTCAATACACTTTATTAAAGTTCTGACAATGGCAGACACAGCTTCACATGCCCATGGCCTCCAGCACCTTAACAAAAGAGAAGAGCTCTATTAATATTTAACACGGTTGCATGTAAAACATCTTATCCTACACATTATATCAGAGGATTACCATTCAGTCAGATTATAATCAGACTGGGGCGGTATCACTATTCATCATTTATTAAAGCAGCTTTTAACAAGAGAAAGTACAAAACTTACCAAGTTGCTCAGTTCCACAATGAGAGCAGAAGAGCACAAGGACCTGCAAAATAAAGTAGTAAAATTAGGAGTAGTCCAGACATGCAACTACATTTTATCCATCTTGTTGAAGATCAGAGGGGTACCAATCAGTCACTATACATCAGACTGGGGCGGTAATCACAAAATCATCATTTCAGCCCATGTTCAACAAGCCTAAAGATAATGCACTAAACACCAACCTGATCCAGGGCAGCTCCAGCATCTTCAGGTCCCATATCctaaagggaaagaaaagaaatccctGTTAATCAAACTGGAACTTATCCAAATGAAAGTCAATGAAATCATGCTACAGACTCTAGCTCAGGTGGATGAAGTGACCCTAGCTGACAATCATTAGTAGATAGATAACATCTCTTCAGTTTATTTTCAAGTTTTTCCACCTACCTGATCAAGAAAACCTTCTCTAAAAAAAGGTACCCAGTTCATCCAGACTTTCagctaaaacaaaaacaaagcattagacatggaaaaaaaaaactccagatgagaaattaaaaaaatagctGGACCATCAGACTGTTGGTAACCAACAAATTATCCCCTTTTTGCACTGGCAACACCAGTGGGTTCACCTTCTCAGGTTCTGGCATTAGCACAGTACGTAAGACATGTGCAAGTTTCATCATAAGAACCAGCAACTGCTCAGTATTAAAAGTTAACTCCATTTTATATCTTAATACAAGACAAAAAGGCACTCACCTGTTTAAGACAAACTGCCCAGACAACCCTAAACAGAATTTACAATTagtttctgcatttttttaatcaagagAACTAGTAACAGTTTCAAGCATCATCAGTATTAAAAACTCTCAACAGGAGTTCAGACGAACGAGATTCCAAAGTAAATCATCATAAGATgcagaacatttaaaaaatacacaaggCACAGCATCAGTGACATACCTGAAATCCACAGTAGTCAGTCAAGTTCTCTTAAACACAATCCTGTAAAAACAAGCAAACGGATCAAGGACAGAACAGGACAGGCACGTACAGAGGAAATCCTACAGATCTCTCAGTTGTTCATAACTTTTCACATCGGGTCAAAGTGAGCTagtttatcttcatcacagagaccagggacaaaaataaaaaactacagAAAATTGATATTTACCATTATCAGGACATCAAATGAACCCATGAGCCAAGATTTCAATTTGGCACAAAGTACTCTGGTCAGAGCTTCTGCATGATCAATCTGTAgagaatttaataaaaaaaactttagcaCAGATCTAGCATTTACTTGGCACAAATTGGTTCCTACATGTTAACTGGCAAGGACTTAGTCTTTAGAAAGGAAATGTTTGCTATGGTAAAATGCTGACCATCCTAAACCACACAAGCATTCACGTACAAGACTTACCAAGTTCAAGTTGCTCAGTTCTACAGTGAAAGCAGAGAGAGGACCtgcaaaataaagtaaaattagAGAAATCCAGACATGCCACTACATTACATCCTTTTTGAGAAGATCAGAGGGGTACCAATCAGTCACTATATATCAGACTGGGGCGGTAATCACAAATTCATCATTTCAGCCCGTGTTCAACAAGCCTAAAGATCAAACTAAACACTAACCTGATCCAGGGCTGCTCCAGCATCTTCATGTCCCATATCctaaagggaaagaaaagaaatccctGTTAATCAAACCGGAACTTATCCAGGTACAAGTCAACAAGAACACACTTGTGAAATGCTACAGACTCTGGCTCAGGTGTATGAAGTGACCCTAGCTGGCAATCCTTAACCATTCTGAATTATAAGCAGGTAGATTAGAGGGGTAGCAATCAGATAGGACTGTACACTAACATTTCTCAGCGAGAAATCACCAGCCAAGATTTCAATTTGGCACACACTGATCAGAGCGATCAAATCAGGAGAATATGGATAAAGAACTTAAGCACCATATTAAAAttaaagcatgtaaacattgtAGTTCATCTACTAATTATTTGGCAAAGTTATTTCTACATGTTAATCAGCTAGGATGTTTAATCTTTAGACAGGAAAGATTTGCTACGGTGAAATGCTGATCAACCCAAACAGCACATGCAGGTTGTGGTACTGTTTTGGCAACATTTTCTCCTTTACGGAAGTAAACTTGAACTAGAACATCTACATACCTCCATTCTGAAGGCATCCTCAGTCTTGCAGGCAAAACATCTGtagaaagaagggaaaaaaaaaaaaaaaaaaaaaaaaaaaaaaaaaagttcacacaAACTCATCCAAGACAAGTTCCAAAAGTGGCATCTTAATCTCTCAGATATTTCAAAGTATTCTCACATGGGTTCAAACTGAGCTAAGAATAAAAATGCCACATCACAGAGATAAACCCAACAAAACTAAAAGAATGAACAATGCCAAAGACTTACCACTGGTCTGGACAAAGCCATGTTCACCAATCGGTCTTCACCTTACACAGCATCTACAAGAGACAATCTATTTGAGATGAAGCGATCACTTTCACTAGAACACGAATTTTGAGCAGTCTGATCAGTGCTTTGGTGACTTAAATGCCATGGGACAATAATGCCGTCCACTAGATTAATGGGAAGAACCCAACTCATCCTTTCAGACTGAGGAgtacaaaacaaacatgaacaaaCTCACCACAAGTCTTTCAACGACATGTGAATAGACATGTAGTGTGGGGCCACTGTTGAAAGAGAAGGGGAGACCATCAAGAAATTGAAACGCCAATTCAACTGGTTAACATCTATACAGTCCGATCAGACTTTGGTGACTAGAATGCCATCTGACCAAGCGGCCGTCCAGAAACGATGGGCTGAAACCCACTTAATCATTTCAGACAATTTCATGTTAAAGATTTCACACTGAAAACCTAATTTAGAAGGGTTTACTTACACTGCACATAGGGCCATTGACAAGTTTGAGACAAGCATCTTTCTGTTCAaggagggaaataaaaaaagagaaggattAATGAACAAAGTCAGACTCTCATTAGCTATATTAACCAGGACAGAGGTTCAGATTTAAAGTGAGCATCACAGATATTCAGATATATGCTTGTCAataaaatcatcattaaaacccCCCCAGGAAATGCTTGAAGAGACCTAAACATGACTCACCATTTTATCCACAAAAACTGGACCAGGAAATCAAAGAAACTGCAAAGAAATGGAAAGAGTTGGTCATAAATGCACAGAACTGTAGGAAAGGCACAAATAAAAGTTTTACTACTCAGGACAAAAATTAATCCTCAATAGAATTCAGTAAGAGAGAATTCAGAAACAATCATCAAAGTAGTAAAGCAAATCACtacaatttatatattaaaCCCAGAGCAAGTAAACTGCTCCAGCTTAAACTgagaataaaggataaaaccTTCACACCTGTCCAGCTGCAGCAGTGTCCACCAACAAGCTGCAACAACAAGAACACATGGTTAGGCCTGGTCAGCCATGTGGACACCTGAGAGAAATCACTGTTCACACTATCTACCAAACATAGGATTTAAATCAGGTGGAAAAAGGGTCTCTCATCAGATAAAATGGGTGCAATCACAGTATTTCAGTACAGGTCTGTGAAAGTTATCATCACTGAGAGACCCAAAATGGCTGCAGGGGAGAGTAAATGTGCGCCATAACTTCAGCAAAGTCATTCATCTGcataaaaaaataagcaaaaatacCACCAATACCCATGCACAATAACGGATCATCTAATTATATTTAATGCTAAAATGAAATTATAAGAGATTAGCGAAAGCACGTGCAGGATGGGAGCGGATTAGGAATCTTTCTAGAAAAGAGAACTAGAGCATTGAGACCCGGCTCGGGCGCGTgttattttaaacacaaaagcatacaaatgtattcaaGATTTAATGCACCAACATGTGCACAAAgcttaattaaatattatactaaaaagcaaaaaacacattttactcCATGCATTTCAAAAAAAGATTAAGAGATACAAGACCACAAGCTCACCTCAGCGCGTGCTGCAGGAAAACGACCGAGCAGAGGGCGATGCAGCCTTTTAACAGACTCCCTAAACCCCGCCCACCGTTACAGTGCTGCTTAAAAGTCTCAGTCGAGTTACAAAACAACCTtgaatgctttttaaaaaaaaaaaaaaaaaaaaaactaccgTGTTAcaaatgtgttgttttgtgcttgtttattttaaaaacatttactttATATAAAATTCTCATGTTTATTAATAAGTAGTTTTGTAGCTCAGACTTTACCGACAGGTCACTTCCGGTAAAACTCATGCTGGACTAAATCTGAACTAAAGCCGCCCCTAGAGGACATAAATCGCACTGTTTTAGACATTATTTCATTACTCTGCAGTACGAGTTCATATGAAGAAGGTAGTCTTTGGGAATAtatgctatattgccaaaggtttttggacatccctccaagtcattgaataattcaggtgttgtttttcaggggttggacttggccccttagttccagtgaaaggaactctgaatgcttcagcataccaagacattctggacaatttcatgcaagtttggtgtggaggaactgcacagagtcctgacctcaacctgatagaacacctttgggatgaattagagtggagactgagccagatcttctcgtccaacatcagtgcctgaactcACAAAttcacttctagaggaatggtcaagaattcccataaacacactcttaaaccttgtggaaagccttcccagaagagttgaagctgttatatctgcaaagggcgggacaactccaatTCATCCTATATATCCATGGTAAATGCTCTGCATACTGTAGGGGTCACGTTTGCATGTTTAAAACTTACTGAAATTTCCTTAGATGTGGTGTTGTGGAGTGAAAGCATGCACTTCCCATTTTTCCCTCTTGGGTACATGTTAGTGGTCAAAATATGTATCAGCTTTAAAAGCTGACATCATTAAGTCCTCAGTTTCATCAGATTTTCACAATCAAGCTGCTGTTACATATTATCAATGTAAAGCAGTGAAAATAGTGATGTAGATAGGCAGTAAATTTGGACTATTATTACACACCATTGTACCAAATGCAGCACCAACCACATGCCTCCAAGCTACTACTGCTATCTCAGgctccagcttttttttttttttaaattatctctatatatatttttttttatatttacatgtataGATTCTGTGTACGTTTATTATGCTTATTATGTTATGTTTGTGCTGCTAAAGCTTTCCTCTAGATTTTGGTGCATGGCTGTGAGGAATTCACTGAGGACAAGCattgatgtcaggtgaggaggccttattactattattattattattattattactgttgttgttgttgaatggTGCTGCCAGATAAGGTACATTTCCCATAATGTAAGATAAATTCATTCTGAAGAGTTTCCGAAAGTGCCAAGGCAAAATCTACATAAACcataaacagaggaagaaatatGAAGTAAAGGTAGAAATTAAAAATAGAGCAATGCAAAACAGTACAAAAAGTCATTTAGTGATCAATGTTAAAAGAAAGTGTTggcatttttattaataaatattgatCTGCATTTTAAAAAAGATCTACAACTgttc is from Hemibagrus wyckioides isolate EC202008001 linkage group LG07, SWU_Hwy_1.0, whole genome shotgun sequence and encodes:
- the arl2 gene encoding ADP-ribosylation factor-like protein 2; this translates as MGLLTILKKLKHKEREMRLLMLGLDNAGKTTILKKFNGEDVSTISPTLGFNIKTLEHRGFKLNIWDVGGQKSLRSYWRNYFESTDGLVWVVDSADRLRLEDCRKELSALLLEERLAGATLLVFANKQDLPGALSKDAIREVLALDEIKTHHWCIVGCSAMTGENLLTGVDWLLDDIAARIYTAD